From the Kitasatospora viridis genome, one window contains:
- a CDS encoding thiol:disulfide interchange protein DsbA/DsbL, with the protein MTTAARAAALLLALTGGLVATPAQADGASYVPLAHPQAVHQQGTREVVEFFWYGCRHSQLLEQPLEDWMARQPKDVVLRRIPAVWPGTSDQTSERGHARLFYALDKLGEVDRLQRAVFEAVRDQGLDLTTESGADQWVEGQGVDGAKFRAAYESPQVQQEVDRAPQEMTRYEVNELPTAVVQGSWKATPTTAGGAERIPGVLDQLMAKAQGLPSK; encoded by the coding sequence ATGACTACCGCAGCTCGCGCCGCCGCCCTCCTGCTCGCCCTCACCGGCGGCCTGGTCGCCACCCCGGCCCAGGCCGACGGCGCCTCCTACGTCCCGCTCGCCCACCCGCAGGCCGTGCACCAGCAGGGCACCCGGGAGGTGGTCGAGTTCTTCTGGTACGGCTGCCGCCACTCCCAGCTGCTGGAGCAGCCGTTGGAGGACTGGATGGCCCGCCAGCCCAAGGACGTGGTGCTGCGCCGGATCCCGGCGGTCTGGCCGGGCACCTCGGACCAGACGTCGGAGCGCGGGCACGCCCGGCTCTTCTATGCGCTGGACAAGCTCGGCGAGGTGGACCGGCTGCAGCGGGCCGTCTTCGAGGCCGTGCGCGACCAGGGCCTGGACCTGACCACCGAGTCCGGCGCCGACCAGTGGGTCGAGGGCCAGGGCGTGGACGGCGCCAAGTTCCGGGCGGCGTACGAGTCGCCGCAGGTCCAGCAGGAGGTCGACCGGGCGCCGCAGGAGATGACCCGCTACGAGGTCAACGAGCTGCCCACCGCCGTGGTGCAGGGCAGTTGGAAGGCCACGCCCACCACGGCCGGCGGGGCGGAGCGGATCCCGGGCGTGCTGGACCAGCTGATGGCCAAGGCGCAGGGGCTACCGTCTAAGTGA
- a CDS encoding MOSC domain-containing protein, whose translation MPLLDALHRYPVKSMYRLSPREAVVEPWGLRGDRRWMVARPDGRALTQRDLPTMGQIRPEPAADGSLLLTAPDGRSLRVPAPEGPAVEGDVFGNRFAAVEADAKAQLWIREQLGDPQLRLLHLSDPLARRINPNFSEPGETVSMADGFPLLAATASSLAALNGWLVDGGSEALPMTRFRPNLVIEGTEPWEEDRWRRVRVGEVTFRAVKLCGRCIVTTTDQESGERRGAEPLRTLNKRRRLDQKAAFGVNLIPERPDGVTGDALGTLRLGDQVTVLARGDRLPAA comes from the coding sequence ATGCCGCTGCTCGACGCACTGCACCGATATCCCGTCAAGTCGATGTACCGCCTGAGCCCGCGCGAGGCCGTCGTGGAGCCCTGGGGCCTGCGCGGCGACCGGCGCTGGATGGTGGCCCGCCCGGACGGCAGGGCGCTCACCCAGCGGGACCTGCCGACGATGGGTCAGATCCGGCCCGAGCCGGCCGCGGACGGCTCGCTGCTGCTCACCGCGCCGGACGGGCGGTCGCTGCGGGTGCCGGCCCCCGAGGGGCCGGCGGTCGAGGGCGACGTGTTCGGCAACCGGTTCGCGGCCGTCGAGGCCGACGCCAAGGCCCAGCTGTGGATCCGCGAGCAGCTCGGCGACCCGCAGCTGCGGCTGCTCCACCTGTCCGACCCGCTGGCCCGGCGGATCAACCCGAACTTCAGCGAGCCGGGCGAGACGGTCAGCATGGCCGACGGCTTCCCGCTGCTCGCCGCCACCGCCTCCTCGCTGGCCGCCCTCAACGGCTGGCTGGTGGACGGCGGGAGCGAGGCGCTGCCGATGACCCGGTTCCGGCCGAACCTGGTGATCGAGGGCACCGAGCCCTGGGAGGAGGACCGCTGGCGGCGGGTCAGGGTGGGCGAGGTCACCTTCCGGGCCGTCAAGCTCTGCGGCCGGTGCATCGTCACCACCACCGACCAGGAGAGCGGCGAGCGGCGCGGGGCCGAGCCGCTTCGCACACTGAACAAGCGCCGACGTCTGGATCAGAAGGCGGCCTTCGGCGTCAACCTGATACCCGAGCGACCCGACGGGGTGACGGGGGACGCGCTGGGCACGCTCCGGCTTGGCGACCAGGTCACCGTGCTGGCCCGCGGCGACCGGCTGCCGGCCGCATAG
- a CDS encoding SHOCT domain-containing protein, whose protein sequence is MYATGGWGWHPWFLFFPFFWLIFLVVVFAVLRRTVWRRGVGYGGPYGPFGPHRAQGPGPLAVLGERYARGEIDEEEYRARKAVLTEREEE, encoded by the coding sequence ATGTACGCGACCGGAGGTTGGGGCTGGCACCCCTGGTTCCTGTTCTTCCCGTTCTTCTGGCTGATCTTCCTGGTGGTCGTCTTCGCGGTGCTGCGCCGCACCGTGTGGCGGCGGGGCGTCGGGTACGGCGGCCCGTACGGACCGTTCGGTCCGCACCGGGCGCAGGGCCCCGGCCCGCTGGCCGTGCTGGGCGAGCGGTACGCGCGGGGGGAGATCGACGAGGAGGAGTACCGCGCGCGCAAGGCGGTGCTGACGGAGCGGGAGGAGGAGTAG
- a CDS encoding ATP-binding protein — protein MDKLVLVQFELVPGLLRIEVHDASDALPVAGRSGAEDESGRGLLLVERLALEWGCGPRQGVGKRVWAVCGPAE, from the coding sequence ATGGACAAGCTGGTCCTGGTCCAGTTCGAGCTGGTGCCGGGTCTGTTGCGCATCGAGGTGCACGACGCGAGTGACGCGCTGCCCGTGGCGGGCCGGTCCGGCGCGGAGGACGAGTCGGGGCGCGGGCTGCTGCTGGTCGAGCGGTTGGCGCTGGAGTGGGGCTGCGGCCCGAGGCAGGGGGTCGGCAAGCGGGTGTGGGCGGTGTGCGGCCCGGCGGAGTGA
- a CDS encoding DeoR/GlpR family DNA-binding transcription regulator, whose product MADNGNLLAEQRRALILDEVRRRGGVRVNELTRRLNVSDMTIRRDLDALAKVGAIEKVHGGAVPVEEARTHEPGFEAKSSLELSAKEEIARAAAALVTPGSAIALSGGTTTFALAQHLVTVGQLTVVTNSVRVADVFERAQRQGEAGGTTVVLTGGVRTPSDSLVGPVADRAIRSLHFDLLFLGTHGLSPEAGLSTPNLAEAETNRNFVASARRVVVVADHTKWGVVGLSTFAELAEVDTWVTDAALDDDAAESAREYVRELVLA is encoded by the coding sequence GTGGCGGACAACGGCAACCTGCTGGCCGAGCAGCGCCGGGCACTGATCCTGGACGAGGTGCGCCGGCGCGGCGGGGTCCGGGTGAACGAGCTCACCCGGCGGCTGAACGTCTCCGACATGACCATCCGCCGCGACCTGGACGCGCTGGCCAAGGTCGGCGCGATCGAGAAGGTGCACGGCGGCGCGGTCCCGGTCGAGGAGGCGCGCACCCACGAGCCCGGCTTCGAGGCGAAGTCCTCGCTGGAGCTCTCCGCCAAGGAGGAGATCGCCCGGGCGGCGGCCGCGCTGGTCACCCCCGGCAGCGCGATCGCGCTCTCCGGCGGCACCACCACCTTCGCACTGGCCCAGCACCTGGTGACGGTGGGTCAGCTGACGGTGGTGACCAACTCGGTGCGGGTGGCCGACGTCTTCGAGCGGGCCCAGCGCCAGGGCGAGGCCGGCGGCACCACGGTGGTGCTGACCGGCGGGGTGCGCACGCCCTCCGACTCGCTGGTCGGGCCGGTGGCCGACCGGGCGATCCGCTCGCTCCACTTCGACCTGCTCTTCCTCGGCACCCACGGCCTCTCCCCCGAGGCGGGCCTGTCCACGCCGAACCTGGCCGAGGCCGAGACCAACCGGAACTTCGTCGCCTCGGCCCGCCGGGTCGTGGTGGTGGCCGACCACACCAAGTGGGGCGTGGTCGGCCTGTCCACCTTCGCCGAGCTGGCCGAGGTGGACACCTGGGTGACCGACGCCGCGCTCGACGACGACGCGGCGGAGTCGGCCCGCGAGTACGTCCGGGAGCTGGTGCTGGCCTAG
- a CDS encoding PLP-dependent cysteine synthase family protein, with the protein METQDVDRTDPDYRRWLKEAVRKVQADNNRSADTHLLRFPLPAEWGIDLYLKDESTHPTGSLKHRLARSLFLYGLCNGWIRPGKPVIEASSGSTAVSEAYFAKLIGVPFIAVMARSTSRAKIELIEFHGGSCHLVDDPAEVYETSARLAAETGGHYMDQFTYAERATDWRGNNNIAESIFAQLRLEPYPEPSWIVATAGTGGTSATLARYVHYQQYDTRICVADPENSCFFDGWVRHDPEAVCTGGSRIEGIGRPRMEPSFVAGAIDRMTKVPDAASIAAMRVLERVLGKRAGGSTGTGLWTALRITAEMRARGEHGSVVTLICDPGDRYLDKYYSDAWLAGQGLDIAPYQQALEGYLAGSPWTD; encoded by the coding sequence ATGGAGACACAGGACGTCGACCGTACCGACCCCGACTACCGCCGCTGGCTCAAGGAGGCCGTCCGCAAGGTGCAGGCCGACAACAACCGGTCGGCCGACACCCACCTGCTGCGGTTCCCGCTGCCCGCCGAGTGGGGCATCGACCTCTACCTGAAGGACGAGTCCACCCACCCGACCGGCAGCCTCAAGCACCGGCTGGCCCGCTCGCTCTTCCTCTACGGGCTGTGCAACGGCTGGATCCGGCCCGGCAAGCCGGTGATCGAGGCGTCCAGCGGCTCGACCGCCGTCTCCGAGGCCTACTTCGCCAAGCTGATCGGGGTGCCGTTCATCGCGGTGATGGCCCGCTCGACCAGCCGGGCCAAGATCGAGCTGATCGAGTTCCACGGCGGCAGCTGCCACCTGGTGGACGACCCGGCCGAGGTCTACGAGACCTCCGCCCGCTTGGCGGCCGAGACCGGCGGCCACTACATGGACCAGTTCACCTACGCCGAGCGGGCCACCGACTGGCGCGGCAACAACAACATCGCCGAGTCGATCTTCGCTCAGCTGCGGCTGGAGCCCTACCCCGAGCCGAGCTGGATCGTCGCCACCGCCGGCACCGGCGGCACCTCGGCCACCCTCGCCCGCTACGTTCACTACCAGCAGTACGACACCCGGATCTGCGTGGCCGACCCGGAGAACTCCTGCTTCTTCGACGGCTGGGTGCGGCACGACCCCGAGGCCGTCTGCACCGGCGGCTCGCGGATCGAGGGGATCGGGCGGCCCCGGATGGAGCCGAGCTTCGTGGCGGGCGCGATCGACCGGATGACGAAGGTGCCCGACGCCGCCTCGATCGCCGCGATGCGGGTGCTGGAGCGGGTGCTCGGCAAGCGGGCCGGCGGCTCCACCGGCACCGGGCTGTGGACGGCGCTGCGGATCACCGCGGAGATGCGGGCGCGCGGCGAGCACGGCAGCGTCGTCACGCTGATCTGCGACCCGGGCGACCGCTACCTGGACAAGTACTACTCGGACGCCTGGCTGGCCGGGCAGGGCCTGGACATCGCGCCCTACCAGCAGGCGCTGGAGGGCTACCTCGCCGGCAGCCCCTGGACCGACTAG
- the mscL gene encoding large conductance mechanosensitive channel protein MscL, whose amino-acid sequence MLKGFRSFLLRGNVVDLAVGIVIGAAFTAVVTGFVSAFLTPLIGVAAGAVGDFSKETFTVAGTTFPYGGFLNAVISFVLVAAVIYFAVVVPVTRLQDRFEKPQTAEPAKVDCPQCLSRIPAAAVRCSFCTSEVAGLPGFPAQAVQHS is encoded by the coding sequence GTGCTGAAGGGCTTCCGCAGCTTCCTGCTGCGCGGAAACGTGGTCGACCTCGCGGTCGGCATCGTGATCGGGGCGGCCTTCACCGCCGTCGTCACCGGGTTCGTCTCGGCGTTCCTGACGCCGCTGATCGGCGTCGCCGCGGGCGCCGTCGGCGACTTCTCCAAGGAGACCTTCACGGTGGCCGGGACCACCTTCCCGTACGGCGGCTTCCTCAACGCGGTGATCAGCTTCGTGCTGGTCGCGGCGGTGATCTACTTCGCCGTGGTGGTCCCGGTGACCCGGCTTCAGGACCGGTTCGAGAAGCCGCAGACGGCCGAGCCGGCCAAGGTGGACTGCCCGCAGTGCCTGAGCCGGATCCCGGCCGCGGCGGTGCGCTGCTCGTTCTGCACCTCCGAGGTGGCCGGCCTGCCCGGCTTCCCCGCCCAGGCGGTCCAGCACAGCTGA
- a CDS encoding alpha/beta fold hydrolase — MAELRIPHVQHRFAEVGGLRIFYREAGDPAAPTLLLLHGFPASSHQYARLIDALGADYHLVAPDYPGFGQSACPSPAEFRYDFDSLAEVVEGFCKAIGLDRFALYAFDFGAPVGLRLAVRHPEWITGLVVQNGNAYLEGLSPMAREMTAQRPGVPGAAEAVHAILTAEVTRGQYLGGTGRPELVAPEGWTLDQHYLDLPGRKEIQVELALDYHRNLERYPEWQQWLREHRPPALILWGRNDAFFPEPGAHAYLRDLPDAELHLFDTGHFALEEKLPEIAPLVADFLDRLPD, encoded by the coding sequence ATGGCCGAGCTGCGGATACCGCACGTCCAGCACCGCTTCGCCGAGGTCGGCGGCCTGCGGATCTTCTACCGCGAGGCCGGCGACCCGGCCGCGCCCACCCTGCTCCTGCTGCACGGCTTCCCGGCCTCCTCGCACCAGTACGCGCGGCTGATCGACGCCCTCGGCGCCGACTACCACCTGGTCGCCCCCGACTACCCCGGCTTCGGGCAGAGCGCCTGCCCGAGCCCGGCGGAGTTCCGGTACGACTTCGACTCCCTGGCCGAGGTGGTCGAGGGCTTCTGCAAGGCGATCGGCCTGGACCGGTTCGCGCTCTACGCCTTCGACTTCGGCGCCCCGGTGGGCCTGCGGCTGGCCGTCCGGCACCCCGAGTGGATCACCGGGCTGGTGGTGCAGAACGGCAACGCCTACCTGGAGGGCCTGTCGCCGATGGCCCGGGAGATGACCGCCCAGCGGCCCGGCGTCCCCGGAGCGGCGGAGGCGGTGCACGCCATCCTCACCGCGGAGGTGACCCGGGGTCAGTACCTCGGCGGCACCGGACGGCCGGAACTGGTCGCCCCCGAGGGGTGGACCCTGGACCAGCACTACCTGGACCTGCCGGGACGCAAGGAGATCCAGGTCGAGCTGGCCCTGGACTACCACCGCAACCTTGAGCGCTACCCCGAGTGGCAGCAGTGGCTGCGTGAGCACCGGCCGCCGGCGCTGATCCTCTGGGGCCGCAACGACGCGTTCTTCCCCGAGCCCGGCGCCCACGCCTACCTGCGCGACCTGCCGGACGCCGAGCTGCACCTGTTCGACACCGGGCACTTCGCGCTGGAGGAGAAGCTGCCGGAGATCGCCCCGCTGGTCGCCGACTTCCTGGACCGACTGCCGGACTGA
- a CDS encoding right-handed parallel beta-helix repeat-containing protein — protein MSEHRVRVTQDSGSRWRRRAGEYATLAEALAAAEPGDTVTVRPGVFRENVLLDKPVTVLPAEGPGTVRIDPPSGTALTVTAGATVRDLVLEGYDSSAAAVRIAGPGATATLIGCRVDGHAAVGIEVGERAEVLLTGCTVNNPSGLGLRLRGAAVARFEDCEVSAAGQAGLAVLEGASARLHRSRLHHAAGAGVLLSDAGSLAELTGCEIYEIRGSGVQAESRALGRLTDCEIHRVTGNGLTLDTEAELELIDCRLRDLPENAADLRGRATLTLERSTIRSFGRGALSVWDSGTAVSATGCEIEDSTGDYPAIWVSDGARLTLTDCALHDLPDALFVLDRDSRATVTDTSFSRIRSSAVSVSSGATVELARCRVQEAGTGLWFRDHGSGGTLTDCEISEVATGVIVTKGADPVLRACVVRGSAEAAVYVSAQGRGTFEECRALQGKGFGFHVIDGCRTVLTRCRAEQNRRAGFEFSEPGPLAEGCTSDDVAPAAPAETVPVQRTAQLTAGPPLVAPPQIAPIPDCRPAEEALAELDALIGLATVKQEVRTLIDLISVGRRRQQAGLKAPSLRRHLVFTGSPGTGKTTVARLYGEILAALGVLQRGHLVEVARVDLVGEHIGSTAIRTQASFDQARGGVLFIDEAYTLAPEDGARDFGREAIDTLVKLMEDHRDEVVVIVAGYTAEMERFLAANPGLSSRFSRTVAFPDYSDSELLEIARTQCLEHEYQLAEPTAHALLAHFATLHRGPTFGNGRTARQVFETMVERHAMRVAQLPDPSTEDLQLLVPADLPLPRVT, from the coding sequence ATGAGTGAGCACAGGGTCCGGGTCACGCAGGACAGCGGCTCGCGCTGGCGGCGCCGGGCCGGGGAGTACGCCACGCTCGCCGAGGCGCTCGCCGCGGCCGAGCCGGGCGACACGGTCACCGTGCGCCCGGGCGTCTTCCGGGAGAACGTGCTGCTCGACAAGCCGGTCACGGTGCTGCCCGCCGAGGGCCCGGGCACCGTGCGGATCGACCCGCCGTCCGGCACCGCGCTCACCGTCACGGCCGGCGCCACCGTGCGCGACCTGGTCCTGGAGGGCTACGACTCGTCCGCCGCCGCGGTCCGGATCGCCGGCCCGGGCGCCACCGCCACGCTGATCGGCTGCCGGGTCGACGGGCACGCCGCCGTCGGCATCGAGGTCGGCGAGCGGGCCGAGGTGCTGCTCACCGGATGCACCGTCAACAACCCCTCGGGCCTGGGCCTGCGGCTGCGCGGCGCGGCGGTCGCCCGGTTCGAGGACTGCGAGGTGTCCGCCGCCGGCCAGGCGGGGCTCGCCGTGCTGGAGGGCGCGAGCGCCCGGCTGCACCGCAGCCGGCTGCACCACGCGGCCGGCGCCGGGGTGCTGCTCAGCGACGCCGGCAGCCTGGCCGAGCTGACCGGCTGCGAGATCTACGAGATCCGCGGCAGCGGCGTGCAGGCCGAGTCCCGGGCGCTCGGCCGGCTGACCGACTGCGAGATCCACCGGGTCACCGGCAACGGGCTGACCCTGGACACCGAGGCCGAGCTGGAGCTGATCGACTGCCGGCTGCGCGACCTGCCGGAGAACGCCGCCGACCTGCGCGGCCGGGCCACCCTGACGCTGGAGCGCAGCACCATCCGCTCCTTCGGGCGCGGCGCGCTCTCGGTCTGGGACTCCGGCACCGCGGTCTCCGCCACCGGCTGCGAGATCGAGGACAGCACCGGCGACTACCCGGCGATCTGGGTCAGCGACGGCGCCCGGCTCACCCTCACCGACTGCGCCCTGCACGACCTGCCGGACGCGCTCTTCGTGCTCGACCGGGATTCCCGGGCCACCGTCACCGACACCTCGTTCAGCCGGATCCGCAGCTCGGCGGTCTCGGTCAGCTCCGGCGCCACCGTGGAGCTGGCCCGCTGCCGGGTGCAGGAGGCCGGCACCGGGCTCTGGTTCCGCGACCACGGCAGCGGCGGCACCCTGACGGACTGCGAGATCTCCGAGGTGGCCACCGGGGTGATCGTCACCAAGGGCGCCGACCCGGTGCTGCGCGCCTGCGTGGTGCGGGGCAGCGCGGAGGCCGCGGTCTACGTCTCGGCGCAGGGCCGCGGCACCTTCGAGGAGTGCCGGGCGCTGCAGGGCAAGGGCTTCGGCTTCCACGTGATCGACGGCTGCCGCACCGTGCTGACCCGCTGCCGGGCCGAGCAGAACCGCCGGGCCGGCTTCGAGTTCTCCGAGCCCGGGCCGCTGGCCGAGGGCTGCACCTCGGACGACGTCGCTCCGGCCGCGCCCGCCGAGACCGTGCCGGTGCAGCGCACCGCCCAGCTCACCGCCGGCCCGCCGCTGGTCGCCCCGCCGCAGATCGCGCCGATCCCGGACTGCCGCCCGGCCGAGGAGGCGCTGGCCGAGCTGGACGCGCTGATCGGCCTGGCCACCGTCAAGCAGGAGGTGCGCACGCTGATCGACCTGATCTCGGTCGGCCGGCGGCGCCAGCAGGCCGGGCTGAAGGCGCCCTCGCTCCGCCGGCACCTGGTCTTCACCGGCTCCCCCGGCACCGGCAAGACCACGGTGGCCCGGCTGTACGGCGAGATCCTGGCCGCGCTCGGGGTGCTGCAGCGCGGCCACCTGGTCGAGGTGGCCCGGGTCGACCTGGTCGGCGAGCACATCGGCTCCACCGCGATCCGCACCCAGGCCTCCTTCGACCAGGCCCGGGGCGGGGTGCTGTTCATCGACGAGGCCTACACGCTGGCTCCGGAGGACGGCGCCCGGGACTTCGGCCGGGAGGCGATCGACACCCTGGTCAAGCTGATGGAGGACCACCGCGACGAGGTGGTGGTGATCGTGGCCGGCTACACCGCCGAGATGGAGCGCTTCCTGGCCGCCAACCCGGGCCTGTCCTCGCGCTTCTCACGCACCGTCGCGTTCCCCGACTACTCCGACTCGGAGCTGCTGGAGATCGCCCGCACCCAGTGCCTGGAGCACGAGTACCAGCTGGCCGAGCCGACCGCGCACGCCCTGCTGGCGCACTTCGCCACGCTGCACCGCGGACCGACCTTCGGCAACGGGCGCACCGCCCGGCAGGTCTTCGAGACCATGGTGGAGCGGCACGCCATGCGGGTGGCCCAACTGCCCGATCCCTCCACCGAGGACCTGCAACTGCTGGTCCCGGCGGACCTCCCGCTCCCGCGCGTCACCTGA
- a CDS encoding DUF6643 family protein gives MTSPRSYDGVGYYPPSFSSGTPIYDKLVAERGVPQIAPINVPAALPPAPSSPYASAMESTSLLPALPPARLALGPGTGGGGYPTPQPAVGYPQQGFVPGPRVPAGPVPPGYPQPAAPQGWDQQTAQFRPAAPGAQPPMAPVRPMPPQQFFQPAPPQQPAPQQQFGQSQFGQPQFGQSQFGQPAAPQQQPYPPQQQPYPGQVY, from the coding sequence ATGACCTCGCCCCGCTCCTACGACGGAGTCGGCTACTACCCTCCGTCTTTCTCGTCGGGCACGCCCATCTACGACAAGCTGGTCGCAGAGCGCGGAGTCCCCCAGATCGCGCCGATCAACGTGCCGGCCGCGCTGCCGCCGGCCCCGTCGTCCCCCTACGCCTCGGCCATGGAGTCGACCAGCCTGCTGCCGGCCCTGCCGCCGGCCCGCCTGGCGCTCGGTCCCGGCACTGGCGGCGGCGGGTACCCGACCCCCCAGCCGGCCGTCGGCTACCCGCAGCAGGGCTTCGTGCCCGGCCCGCGGGTTCCCGCCGGCCCGGTGCCGCCCGGCTACCCGCAGCCGGCCGCCCCGCAGGGCTGGGACCAGCAGACGGCCCAGTTCCGCCCGGCCGCCCCCGGCGCCCAGCCGCCGATGGCCCCGGTGCGGCCGATGCCGCCGCAGCAGTTCTTCCAGCCGGCCCCGCCGCAACAGCCCGCCCCGCAGCAGCAGTTCGGGCAGAGCCAGTTCGGCCAGCCGCAGTTCGGGCAGTCGCAGTTCGGCCAGCCGGCCGCGCCGCAGCAGCAGCCCTACCCACCGCAGCAGCAGCCCTACCCGGGGCAGGTCTACTGA
- a CDS encoding glycosyltransferase, whose translation MFWITAASLLSWVWLVVGQGFFWRTDQRLPPPGPDPRRWPDVAVVVPARDEAEVLPLSLPGLLAQKYPGRARVILVDDHSSDGTAGVARALAAAGGLPLTVATPPPLPAGWTGKLWAVRHGVELAGEAELLLLTDADIAHGPGTLAALVAGAERHRLDLVSQMARLRTETGWERLIVPAFVYFFAQLYPFRWSNRPGSRTAAAAGGCSLVRRTALERAGGVAAIRGAVIDDVSLARAVKRGGGRTWLGLADPDPELAVLSVRPYVGLGPLWRMVSRSAYAQLKHSPALLLGTVLGLALVYLVPPLAVLAGAVTGSWPVAAAGAAAWLLMAGSFLPMVRYYGRPAPAALLLPFTALLYLLMTVDSAVQHYRGRGAAWKGRTY comes from the coding sequence CTGTTCTGGATCACCGCCGCCTCATTGCTCTCCTGGGTCTGGCTGGTCGTCGGCCAGGGCTTCTTCTGGCGCACCGACCAGCGCCTCCCGCCGCCCGGCCCCGATCCGCGCAGGTGGCCGGACGTGGCGGTGGTGGTCCCGGCGCGGGACGAGGCCGAGGTGCTGCCGCTGAGCCTGCCGGGCCTGCTGGCGCAGAAGTACCCGGGGCGGGCCCGGGTGATCCTGGTGGACGACCACAGCTCGGACGGCACGGCCGGGGTGGCCCGCGCCCTGGCGGCGGCCGGCGGCCTGCCGCTCACCGTGGCCACCCCGCCCCCGCTGCCGGCCGGTTGGACCGGCAAGCTGTGGGCGGTGCGGCACGGCGTGGAGCTGGCCGGCGAGGCCGAGCTGCTGCTACTCACCGACGCCGACATCGCGCACGGCCCGGGCACCCTGGCGGCGCTGGTCGCCGGCGCCGAGCGGCACCGGCTGGACCTGGTCTCCCAGATGGCCCGGCTGCGCACCGAGACCGGCTGGGAACGGCTGATCGTGCCGGCCTTCGTCTACTTCTTCGCCCAGCTCTACCCGTTCCGCTGGAGCAACCGCCCCGGCTCGCGCACCGCCGCGGCGGCCGGCGGCTGCTCGCTGGTCCGGCGCACCGCGCTGGAGCGGGCCGGCGGGGTGGCGGCGATCCGCGGCGCGGTGATCGACGACGTGTCACTGGCCCGCGCGGTCAAGCGCGGTGGCGGGCGGACCTGGCTCGGCCTGGCAGATCCGGATCCGGAGCTGGCGGTGCTGAGCGTGCGCCCGTACGTCGGGCTCGGGCCGCTGTGGCGGATGGTCTCGCGCAGCGCCTACGCCCAGTTGAAGCACTCCCCGGCGCTGCTGCTCGGCACGGTGCTCGGCCTGGCGCTGGTCTACCTGGTGCCGCCGCTCGCCGTGCTGGCGGGCGCGGTCACCGGGTCCTGGCCGGTGGCGGCCGCCGGGGCCGCGGCCTGGCTGCTGATGGCGGGCAGCTTCCTGCCGATGGTGCGCTACTACGGCCGGCCGGCCCCGGCCGCGCTGCTGCTGCCGTTCACCGCACTGCTCTACCTGCTGATGACGGTGGACTCGGCGGTGCAGCACTACCGGGGCCGGGGCGCCGCCTGGAAGGGGCGCACCTACTGA
- a CDS encoding serine hydrolase domain-containing protein produces MRSVGALLALCTAAALVTPAAVADAAGTTGAGRHAGRAPAASAAPPFAAGLTADLTAEMQRLRVPGAIVAVRTPQWGTWTTALGTSDLATGAPMALDNHMRIGSITKTMVGTVILQLVHDKLLTLDEAVSELRPEVPNGNHITIRELLQMTSGLFNYTEDRAFNETLDSAPQTQWTPQQVLDIAFRHEPCFPPGTKYQYSNTNTILLGLIIEQLTQHSLEQELQERIFDPLHLAHSSLPQDTTRMPVPYAHGYQFLTNIQSLDQPVLTGDAAALADWKAGNPRDVTRVNTSWAWAAGGVVSDLDDMLAWAPALATGTLLPPELQRERLTFVPTTDNPDGPAYGLAIARIGGFLGHTGTLSGYQSFEGYDPVRQATVVVLVNLNQSPDASTPADRLTMRIVADLFQP; encoded by the coding sequence ATGCGGTCGGTCGGAGCGCTGCTCGCCCTGTGCACGGCCGCCGCGCTGGTCACACCGGCGGCGGTCGCCGACGCGGCCGGGACGACGGGAGCGGGGCGGCACGCGGGCCGTGCGCCCGCCGCCTCCGCCGCGCCGCCGTTCGCCGCCGGGCTGACGGCGGACCTGACCGCCGAGATGCAGCGACTGCGGGTCCCCGGCGCCATCGTGGCCGTGCGCACTCCGCAGTGGGGCACTTGGACCACGGCACTGGGCACCTCGGACCTGGCGACCGGTGCGCCGATGGCCCTCGACAACCACATGCGGATCGGCAGCATCACCAAGACCATGGTCGGCACGGTCATCCTGCAACTCGTCCACGACAAGCTGCTGACCCTCGACGAGGCCGTCTCCGAGCTGCGCCCGGAGGTGCCGAACGGCAACCACATCACCATCCGCGAACTGCTGCAGATGACCAGCGGCCTCTTCAACTACACCGAGGACCGCGCCTTCAACGAGACCCTGGACAGCGCCCCGCAGACCCAGTGGACCCCGCAGCAGGTGCTCGACATCGCCTTCCGGCACGAGCCCTGCTTCCCGCCCGGCACCAAGTACCAGTACTCCAACACCAACACGATCCTGCTCGGCCTGATCATCGAGCAGCTCACCCAGCACTCGCTGGAGCAGGAGCTCCAGGAGCGCATCTTCGATCCGCTGCACCTGGCACACAGCAGCCTGCCGCAGGACACCACCCGGATGCCCGTGCCCTACGCGCACGGGTACCAGTTCCTCACCAACATCCAGAGCCTGGACCAGCCGGTGCTGACCGGTGACGCGGCGGCCCTCGCCGACTGGAAGGCCGGCAACCCGCGCGACGTGACGCGGGTGAACACCTCCTGGGCCTGGGCGGCGGGCGGCGTGGTCTCCGACCTGGACGACATGCTGGCCTGGGCCCCGGCGCTGGCCACCGGAACGCTGCTGCCCCCGGAACTCCAGCGCGAGCGGCTGACGTTCGTGCCGACCACCGACAACCCCGACGGACCCGCGTACGGCCTGGCGATCGCCCGGATCGGCGGATTCCTCGGCCACACCGGAACCCTCTCCGGCTACCAGAGCTTCGAGGGCTACGACCCGGTGCGCCAGGCCACCGTCGTCGTCCTGGTGAACCTGAACCAGTCCCCGGACGCCTCCACGCCTGCCGACCGGCTGACGATGAGGATCGTGGCCGACCTCTTCCAGCCGTAG